One stretch of Carettochelys insculpta isolate YL-2023 chromosome 20, ASM3395843v1, whole genome shotgun sequence DNA includes these proteins:
- the PPP1R27 gene encoding protein phosphatase 1 regulatory subunit 27, with amino-acid sequence MKCYELALLPRYRGYSRRLKPARTVHFPNDVIFQDNIRQGDLEQVGRFIRARKVTLNTLYPSGMAALHEAVLSGNLDCVKLLVKYGADIHQKDENGWTPLHIACSDGYTDIARYLISLGARLDAINDKGEKPSDLIDADSKDLVELFKAARMD; translated from the exons ATGAAGTGCTATGAACTGGCCTTGCTGCCTCGGTACCGTGGCTACTCCCGGCGCCTGAAGCCAGCACGGACTGTGCACTTCCCCAACGATGTCATCTTCCAGGACAACATCCGGCAGGGGGACCTGGAGCAGGTGGGCCGGTTCATCCGAGCCAGGAAGGTCACCTTGAACACTCTTTACCCCTCAG GCATGGCAGCCCTCCATGAAGCTGTGCTCTCCGGGAACCTCGACTGTGTCAAACTGCTGGTGAAGTACGGGGCCGACATTCACCAGAAGGATGAGAATGGCTGGACCCCCCTGCACATAGCTTGCAGTGATGGCTACACTGATATAGCCAG GTACCTCATCTCTTTAGGGGCCAGGCTTGATGCCAtcaatgacaaaggggagaaaccgTCTGACCTCATCGATGCTGACTCCAAGGACCTGGTGGAGCTCTTCAAAGCTGCCAGGATGGACTGA
- the P4HB gene encoding protein disulfide-isomerase translates to MKLPRAVVLLSPLLGLALLGLARPGRAEEDVDVEEEDGVLVLRAASFERALAAHKHLLVEFYAPWCGHCKALAPEYAKAAARLKADGSDIRLAKVDATEESELAQQFGVRGYPTIKFFRNGDKTSPREYTAGREADDILNWLKKRTGPAAIILADAAAAESLVDSSEVAVIGFFKDVESEAAKQFLLAAESIDDLPFGISSSSDVFSKYQLSGDGVVLFKKFDEGRNNFEGDITKEHLLNFIKSNQLPLVIEFTEQTAPKIFGGEIKTHILLFLPKSIADYQEKLDNFKTAAGSFKGKILFIFIDSDHSDNQRILEFFGLKKEECPAVRLITLEEEMTKYKPDSDELTAEKIQEFCNQFLEGKVKPHLMSQDLPDDWDKQPVKVLVGKNFEDIAFDETKNVFVEFYAPWCGHCKQLAPIWDKLGETYKDHENIVIAKMDSTANEVETVKVHSFPTLKYFPAGPGKNVIDYNGERTLEGFQKFLESGGQEGAGEEEDLEDLEADTDQEESDEEEDQKLHRDEL, encoded by the exons ATGAAGCTGCCGCGCGCTGTGGTGCTGCTGTCGCCGCTGCTGGGCCTGgcgctgctgggcctggcccggCCGGGCCGCGCTGAGGAGGACGTGGAcgtggaggaggaggacggggtgCTGGTGCTGCGCGCGGCTTCCTTCGAGCGCGCGCTGGCGGCCCACAAGCACCTGCTGGTGGAGTTCT ACGCCCCGTGGTGCGGCCATTGCAAGGCGCTGGCCCCCGAGTACGCCAAGGCCGCGGCCCGGCTGAAGGCCGACGGCTCCGACATCCGGCTGGCCAAGGTGGACGCCACGGAGGAGTCGGAGCTGGCCCAGCAGTTCGGGGTTCGCGGCTACCCGACTATCAAATTCTTCAGAAACGGCGACAAGACCTCGCCCCGCGAGTACACAG CTGGTAGGGAAGCTGACGATATTTTAAACTGGCTGAAGAAACGCACGGGTCCAGCTGCCATTATcctggcagatgctgctgcagctgagtcGTTGGTGGATTCCAGTGAAGTTGCTGTCATTGGGTTCTTCAAG gatGTGGAGTCAGAGGCAGCCAAGCAGTTTTTACTGGCAGCTGAATCCATTGATGACCTTCCTTTTGGGATTTCTTCCAGCAGTGATGTCTTCTCCAAATACCAGCTCAGTGGAGATGGTGTTGTCCTTTTTAAAAAG TTTGATGAAGGTCGTAACAACTTTGAAGGTGACATAACAAAAGAGCACTTGCTGAACTTCATCAAGTCTAACCAGCTGCCTTTGGTCATTGAATTCACGGAACAG ACTGCTCCTAAGATCTTTGGAGGTGAGATCAAGACTCACATCCTGCTGTTTCTGCCAAAGAGCATTGCTGACTATCAAGAGAAACTAGACAACTTCAAGACAGCGGCTGGGAGCTTCAAAGGAAAG ATCCTGTTCATCTTCATAGATAGTGACCATAGTGACAACCAGCGGATCTTGGAGTTCTTTGGCCTGAAGAAGGAGGAGTGCCCAGCTGTCCGCCTCATCACTCTGGAGGAAGAAATGACCAAATACAAACCTGACTCGGATGAACTGACTGCAGAGAAGATCCAGGAGTTCTGCAACCAGTTCCTGGAGGGCAAAGTCAAG CCTCACCTGATGAGCCAGGATTTGCCAGATGACTGGGACAAACAACCTGTCAAAGTTCTGGTTGGGAAGAACTTTGAAGACATTGCTTTTGATGAGACCAAGAATGTGTTTGTGGAGTTCT ATGCTCCTTGGTGTGGTCACTGCAAACAACTGGCTCCTATTTGGGACAAGCTTGGAGAGACTTACAAGGACCATGAGAACATCGTCATTGCCAAGATGGACTCCACAGCTAACGAAGTGGAGACTGTGAAAGTCCACAGTTTTCCCACGTTGAAATACTTCCCTGCGGGCCCTGGCAAAAAT GTCATAGACTACAATGGAGAGAGGACACTAGAAGGCTTCCAGAAGTTCCTGGAGAGTGGAGGCCAGGAGGGTGctggtgaagaagag GATCTGGAGGACCTAGAGGCTGACACAGATCAGGAGGAAAGTGATGAAGAAGAGGACCAGAAGCTCCACAGAGATGAACTGTAA